In the Phycisphaerales bacterium genome, one interval contains:
- a CDS encoding dihydroorotase gives MDHQKPETVLRGGRVINPESGFDQTADVLIENGLVTAIETTPGKISSKSKRDTLVLDVEGCLVTPGLIDPHVHFREPSINQLHTETIATGSRGAVCGGFTTVCCMPNTSPALDCIDVLALVQQQATKALAADGSQVFAVVCATLGRKGSELVNFQGLAEAGAVGFSDDGDAVARDDVMAMVLKNVKDVGSVFMQHCQDPAMTVGSVMNTSPTATRLGLIGWPPVAESSILKRDLKLNADIGAKYHAQHLSARESINALRDAQNAGQQASGEASPHHLLLTDEFCDNYNTQAKINPPLRSAEDVEALRNAIAEGVVTVLATDHAPHPAQTKNTDFASAAFGTIGLECALPLYAKALIETGVLDWPAMLSMLTINPARLVGLDQHGYGSLKIGHRADITVIDPEMKWTVNPADFQSPCTNSMFAGFSVTSKAVATIVGGRLVHAEKAFSPTNRPPHHPESRPTAIS, from the coding sequence ATGGATCATCAAAAGCCAGAAACGGTGCTTCGTGGCGGTCGAGTCATCAATCCAGAAAGTGGATTTGACCAGACTGCTGATGTGCTGATTGAGAATGGCCTTGTCACAGCCATCGAGACCACGCCAGGCAAGATCTCGTCAAAAAGCAAGCGTGACACCCTGGTACTAGATGTAGAGGGATGCCTGGTGACACCAGGACTGATCGATCCGCATGTCCACTTCCGCGAGCCATCAATTAACCAGCTCCATACTGAGACGATTGCCACCGGCAGCAGAGGTGCTGTCTGTGGCGGCTTTACCACCGTCTGTTGTATGCCCAACACATCACCAGCATTGGATTGCATTGATGTTCTGGCCTTAGTCCAGCAACAGGCTACGAAAGCGCTCGCCGCTGACGGAAGTCAGGTTTTTGCTGTGGTCTGCGCCACGCTTGGTCGAAAAGGCAGTGAACTAGTCAATTTTCAAGGATTGGCTGAGGCAGGTGCTGTTGGTTTTTCAGATGACGGCGATGCCGTTGCTCGTGACGATGTCATGGCGATGGTATTGAAGAATGTCAAAGATGTTGGCAGCGTCTTTATGCAACATTGTCAGGATCCAGCGATGACCGTTGGATCTGTCATGAATACCAGTCCGACAGCTACACGACTGGGTCTTATTGGTTGGCCACCAGTTGCAGAATCATCTATTCTCAAGCGTGATCTAAAACTCAATGCCGACATCGGTGCCAAATACCATGCTCAACATCTTTCTGCTCGTGAATCAATCAACGCGCTTCGTGATGCCCAAAACGCTGGCCAACAAGCAAGCGGTGAGGCATCGCCACACCACCTGCTACTCACAGACGAATTCTGTGATAACTACAACACTCAAGCGAAGATCAATCCTCCCTTACGCAGTGCTGAAGATGTGGAAGCACTTCGAAATGCGATTGCGGAAGGCGTTGTTACTGTGCTTGCGACCGATCATGCGCCGCATCCAGCACAAACCAAGAACACTGATTTTGCCTCCGCTGCTTTTGGAACAATTGGTTTGGAATGCGCCTTGCCGCTTTATGCAAAGGCCTTGATCGAAACCGGTGTACTCGACTGGCCAGCGATGCTCTCCATGCTGACAATCAACCCCGCTCGCCTCGTTGGCCTTGATCAGCATGGCTATGGAAGCCTGAAGATCGGTCATCGAGCCGATATCACGGTCATTGATCCTGAGATGAAATGGACGGTCAACCCCGCTGATTTTCAATCACCGTGCACAAACTCAATGTTTGCCGGCTTTTCGGTCACCAGCAAAGCTGTGGCCACCATCGTTGGGGGGCGGCTTGTCCATGCTGAAAAAGCGTTTTCGCCCACGAATCGCCCCCCTCACCATCCTGAATCACGACCGACTGCTATTTCTTGA
- the bamD gene encoding outer membrane protein assembly factor BamD — protein MLAPAALGQDTYTLTDEDQWKATQTAQTGTPAGQLAAARKALAAGELLRAMNLVTRWIEKFPYDPLIPEAYMIRGDTLVAQHSYYEALYDYEFVARSHPSSAAFVQAVTREYEIAKLFANGVRRKFLGLRILLAYDEAQEIFIRVQERLPGSQIAEQAGLALGDFYYRRREMQLAADTYAVFIENYPHSDNIPLARRRLIFANIASYKGPEFDAVGIFEARAQLEQLDVVSPAQAQRIGSEALVLRINESEAEKMLTTAEWYLAIGDPISAEYTIRIMIFEHPNTVAAARALRLIPSIVPNLPPSVISQMPDYSIYQEALLDAPGQDQMLAEETVTDEAKAANMEDLDAVQQEQSEKAEKALKEKQAEDDSINKAFEDAENKKKQEDESSPAGVGDHPPNSEPTP, from the coding sequence GTGTTGGCCCCTGCTGCCTTAGGCCAGGACACCTATACCCTCACTGATGAGGACCAATGGAAAGCAACCCAAACGGCCCAGACTGGAACACCAGCAGGACAACTCGCTGCAGCCCGTAAAGCACTGGCTGCAGGCGAACTACTTCGCGCCATGAACCTGGTCACACGATGGATTGAGAAATTTCCATACGATCCACTTATTCCTGAGGCGTACATGATCCGCGGCGACACTCTGGTCGCACAGCACAGTTACTACGAGGCCCTCTACGACTACGAGTTCGTTGCTCGAAGTCACCCAAGCTCTGCTGCATTCGTGCAGGCGGTCACGCGGGAATATGAAATTGCCAAGCTATTCGCCAATGGCGTCCGCCGAAAATTTCTTGGACTACGAATCCTGCTGGCCTATGACGAAGCTCAGGAAATTTTCATTCGGGTACAAGAACGCTTACCGGGTAGCCAGATTGCTGAACAAGCTGGCTTGGCACTAGGCGACTTCTACTACCGTCGTCGTGAGATGCAATTAGCTGCTGATACCTATGCCGTCTTTATTGAGAACTATCCTCACTCAGACAATATTCCGCTGGCTCGACGCCGACTCATCTTCGCAAATATCGCTTCCTATAAGGGACCAGAGTTTGATGCTGTAGGCATTTTTGAGGCCCGTGCTCAACTTGAACAACTCGATGTTGTTTCACCAGCTCAAGCCCAACGAATTGGTTCAGAAGCATTGGTCTTGCGAATCAATGAATCAGAAGCAGAGAAGATGCTGACAACGGCTGAGTGGTACCTGGCTATTGGCGATCCCATTTCTGCTGAGTACACCATTCGTATCATGATCTTCGAGCACCCCAATACAGTGGCTGCGGCTCGTGCACTTCGCCTCATTCCATCAATCGTGCCCAATCTGCCACCTTCCGTGATTTCACAAATGCCGGATTATTCCATTTATCAAGAAGCCCTGTTAGACGCACCAGGTCAAGATCAAATGCTGGCCGAAGAGACCGTCACCGACGAAGCCAAGGCCGCCAATATGGAAGATCTCGATGCCGTCCAGCAGGAACAATCTGAGAAGGCGGAAAAAGCCCTCAAAGAAAAACAAGCCGAAGATGATTCCATCAACAAGGCATTTGAGGATGCGGAAAACAAAAAGAAACAAGAGGATGAGTCATCACCAGCAGGTGTGGGCGATCATCCACCAAATAGTGAGCCAACCCCATGA
- a CDS encoding LptE family protein gives MRLLPKLHRWLPKIFFLSASCLIANGCAQDPTQGYSINSSTYTTNINTIAVPIFTNDTYMRNISFWITDAVIKEIEARTPYKVASQATADSLLEGTVAGVELRTISKSRETGLNQEVLVVVQIDFSWRDLRSGEPMMERTGFSADAVFTPSGTTNQKPGEPLELGEFAVVQQIAEDIVDEMRNDW, from the coding sequence ATGAGGCTCCTACCTAAGCTACATCGTTGGTTGCCAAAAATATTTTTCCTATCCGCAAGCTGTTTGATAGCGAATGGTTGCGCCCAGGATCCGACTCAGGGCTACAGCATCAATAGCTCGACCTATACCACCAATATCAACACGATCGCTGTGCCGATATTCACCAATGACACCTACATGCGGAATATTAGTTTTTGGATTACAGATGCCGTAATCAAGGAAATTGAGGCCCGAACACCATATAAAGTCGCCTCTCAAGCCACTGCCGATAGCCTTTTAGAAGGCACCGTCGCTGGTGTGGAGCTCAGGACAATCTCTAAATCCCGCGAAACGGGCCTCAATCAAGAAGTTCTGGTCGTGGTGCAGATTGACTTCTCCTGGCGTGACCTACGGAGTGGCGAGCCTATGATGGAACGAACCGGTTTTTCAGCCGACGCCGTATTTACACCTTCTGGGACCACCAACCAAAAGCCTGGGGAGCCATTGGAACTGGGAGAATTCGCAGTCGTACAACAGATAGCAGAAGATATCGTCGATGAAATGCGTAATGACTGGTAA
- a CDS encoding diacylglycerol kinase family protein has protein sequence MQIVLTFNPTSGKGHARENVKLIAEALEATSHRIRVVETEPSDAKIWLLPKLADCDLLLVFGGDGTVLLVLDAVLDAGVPIFHVPEGTENLFARGFGMSANPERVAAAVSRFKQVKMDVGKANGQRFLLMASLGFDAEVVHDLAARRRGPISHLSYVGPMLRQFFKWKPPRLSVVIDGQDLLAESIADCGGQENGQTNEQGSPLSVTGRRGFVIVANSRCYALGLNPAPSASMIDGQLDVIFVPVKRSWSVLWFLLLGMLGCLHRSSRVCVGKGRCIQVCATCSQHVQLDGDPATETDSGKNQGNQHAWQLNVSVEAGALSVVVPLEADTLPI, from the coding sequence ATGCAGATCGTTCTCACTTTCAACCCGACTTCTGGAAAAGGCCATGCCCGAGAGAATGTAAAGCTGATCGCTGAAGCACTTGAAGCAACGAGCCATCGCATTCGCGTTGTAGAAACCGAGCCATCAGATGCCAAAATATGGTTACTGCCGAAGTTGGCAGATTGTGACCTCTTGTTGGTCTTTGGGGGTGATGGAACAGTGCTTCTGGTCCTCGATGCGGTGCTCGATGCCGGGGTGCCTATCTTTCACGTGCCGGAGGGTACCGAGAATCTGTTTGCACGTGGTTTTGGAATGTCTGCGAATCCAGAGCGGGTTGCTGCAGCAGTCAGTCGTTTTAAGCAAGTGAAAATGGATGTCGGAAAAGCCAATGGGCAGCGATTCTTGCTGATGGCTTCCTTGGGTTTCGATGCTGAAGTGGTTCATGATCTGGCAGCAAGACGCAGGGGTCCCATCTCCCATTTGAGTTATGTGGGGCCAATGCTGAGGCAGTTCTTCAAGTGGAAGCCGCCGCGACTAAGCGTTGTTATTGATGGGCAGGACCTGCTGGCGGAATCCATCGCTGATTGTGGTGGCCAAGAGAATGGACAAACCAATGAGCAGGGCTCTCCGCTCTCGGTCACGGGAAGGCGTGGATTTGTGATTGTGGCCAATAGCCGGTGCTACGCATTGGGTCTCAATCCAGCCCCGAGTGCATCAATGATTGATGGTCAGCTCGACGTGATCTTTGTGCCAGTGAAACGATCCTGGTCTGTCTTATGGTTTCTCTTACTGGGAATGTTGGGTTGTCTACACCGGTCTTCTCGAGTTTGTGTGGGAAAGGGGCGGTGCATACAGGTGTGCGCAACATGCTCGCAACATGTGCAGCTTGATGGTGATCCAGCGACTGAAACAGACTCTGGAAAGAATCAAGGAAACCAGCATGCTTGGCAGCTGAATGTGAGCGTCGAAGCGGGGGCATTATCGGTCGTTGTGCCATTAGAGGCTGATACGTTGCCAATTTAG
- a CDS encoding UvrB/UvrC motif-containing protein, with protein MTGFPTDREEVRVRLAAEARSLPDQPGVYLLKDHADHILYVGKAASLRSRVGSYFTRSVDLGPKKQLMLSDVESLDIIECDGEWQALLVESRLIKDTRPRFNELMTDDKTYPYLVITTREAFPGVYITRTPGDDQFRQGRIFGPFTSSGALRDALQLLQRVFKYRTCHLDINPDDPRNAHFRPCLLYAINQCSGPCGNKISQEAYRKDIDRFIRFLGSKRTVMIKELRTEMEQASRGREYEHAAILRDQLRAIEKLDEREKDRHTMAAWQPEVMAFASDPSQGLRSLQRILGLDAPIRWLEAIDIAHLQGDETVGSKVCFIDGRPFREQYRRFRVRTASNDDYASIGEVVSRCYRNAREGKELLPDVILIDGGRGQLSAAGTALGEIRPQALISLAKREELIHLEGRSEPIRLGRENVGLKLCQAIRDEAHRFAQHYHHLLRHKRVIDR; from the coding sequence ATGACTGGATTTCCAACTGATCGAGAGGAAGTGCGCGTTCGACTGGCGGCAGAGGCCCGAAGCTTGCCAGATCAGCCTGGCGTCTATTTGCTCAAGGATCACGCCGACCACATTCTCTATGTCGGGAAAGCCGCCAGCCTTCGTAGCCGCGTTGGCTCCTATTTTACGCGCTCAGTGGATCTGGGACCGAAAAAACAGTTGATGCTCAGTGATGTTGAGTCACTCGATATCATCGAATGTGATGGCGAGTGGCAAGCACTGTTGGTGGAATCGAGATTAATAAAAGATACGCGGCCTCGGTTCAATGAGTTGATGACGGATGACAAGACGTATCCATATCTTGTTATCACAACCCGCGAAGCCTTCCCTGGTGTTTATATCACCCGCACGCCTGGTGATGATCAGTTTCGTCAGGGACGTATCTTTGGCCCATTTACTTCGTCAGGTGCCTTACGCGATGCACTTCAATTGTTGCAGCGTGTTTTCAAGTATCGAACATGTCATCTTGATATCAATCCAGATGATCCCCGTAACGCACATTTTCGTCCATGCTTGTTGTATGCCATCAATCAATGCTCTGGGCCTTGTGGTAATAAAATTTCGCAAGAAGCATATCGCAAGGACATTGATCGCTTCATTCGTTTTCTTGGCTCTAAGCGCACTGTCATGATTAAAGAATTGCGAACGGAGATGGAACAAGCATCGCGGGGACGTGAGTATGAACACGCAGCAATTCTTCGCGATCAACTGCGAGCCATTGAGAAATTAGATGAACGTGAAAAAGACCGTCATACGATGGCAGCATGGCAGCCAGAGGTCATGGCTTTTGCGTCTGATCCGAGCCAAGGTCTGCGGAGTCTGCAGCGAATACTTGGATTGGACGCACCTATTCGCTGGCTTGAGGCCATTGATATTGCTCATCTACAAGGAGATGAGACGGTTGGCTCAAAGGTTTGTTTTATTGATGGTCGACCTTTCCGAGAACAATACCGGCGGTTTCGTGTGCGAACGGCCTCAAATGATGATTATGCATCGATCGGCGAAGTGGTGAGTCGCTGTTATCGCAACGCCCGTGAAGGTAAGGAGCTCTTGCCTGACGTCATTTTGATTGACGGTGGACGAGGGCAACTTTCAGCAGCTGGTACAGCGCTTGGTGAAATAAGACCACAGGCGCTTATTAGTCTTGCAAAGCGAGAGGAGCTGATTCATCTTGAGGGGCGGAGTGAGCCCATTCGACTCGGCAGAGAGAATGTTGGGCTGAAGCTCTGTCAAGCAATTCGAGATGAAGCACACCGTTTTGCACAGCATTATCACCACCTGCTGCGGCATAAAAGAGTGATTGATCGCTAA
- the ftsH gene encoding ATP-dependent zinc metalloprotease FtsH, with the protein MSQQDKNQDPLPPKGDANDQKPSAENEGGPNRGTPPTPPPANRMGRGLMTWVFLIGLMIILFAFLSSGEKGKQIETWSSFLNTVSTPNKIVDNRVDIGPNRITARIAEGSIGYSDGELIYFNYHLGDSSDYIEKLEEKGVTYANIDTETKIWKQILFSFGPIILVILLIWFFISRSMRNAGGGPGGMLGNFGKSKHRLSNKDAIEVTFNDVAGIDEAKEEVTEIVEFLKNPKRFQRLGGRIPRGVLLVGPPGCGKTLLARAIAGEADVPFFSISGSDFVEMFVGVGASRVRDLFKQAKDNSPCIIFLDEIDAVGRRRGGGFTTGGHDEREQTLNAILVEMDGFNATDQIIVIAATNRSDVLDPALTRPGRFDRQVQVPLPDLFGRSQILEVHSKKVKTGPDVNLERLGRGTPMFSGADLAAVINEAAIIATLAHKDHVEMEDLEEARDKIRFGRARKSRRIEELERVATAYHEAGHTVVQALMEHADPVHKVTIIPRGQSLGATFSLPEKDRYGFGTRYLRDTLRVLCGGRIAEQRKTGEISSGASMDIQMATQYARSMVIEWGMSDKLGFVNYSGSDTSEMYIPEKDYSPETAHMIDNEVRRIIDTAFSETEKIVDEQWDKIVAVAEALLKFETLLAEEVDSLMQGQRLDKPTVAELLDAESAKNKSSDSGSAESRKDPDDEPAAGTLPSPA; encoded by the coding sequence ATGAGCCAACAAGACAAAAACCAAGACCCCCTTCCTCCCAAGGGCGACGCCAACGATCAAAAGCCTTCTGCCGAAAACGAAGGCGGTCCTAATCGGGGCACCCCGCCAACACCACCGCCTGCCAATCGCATGGGACGGGGCCTCATGACATGGGTGTTTCTCATTGGTCTCATGATCATTCTGTTTGCATTCTTGTCGAGTGGCGAGAAAGGCAAACAGATTGAAACGTGGAGCAGCTTCCTTAATACGGTCAGCACGCCCAATAAGATTGTGGACAATCGAGTCGACATTGGCCCCAATCGAATAACCGCACGTATTGCAGAAGGATCAATAGGCTATAGCGATGGTGAGCTGATCTACTTCAATTACCATCTGGGCGATTCTTCTGATTACATCGAAAAGCTCGAGGAAAAAGGCGTCACCTACGCGAACATAGATACGGAAACAAAAATCTGGAAACAGATCTTGTTTTCCTTTGGCCCAATCATCCTAGTGATCCTCCTGATTTGGTTCTTTATTAGCCGCTCAATGCGAAATGCCGGAGGAGGACCTGGTGGCATGCTGGGCAACTTTGGAAAGTCGAAACACCGACTCTCCAACAAGGACGCTATCGAAGTTACTTTTAATGACGTTGCAGGAATTGATGAGGCAAAGGAAGAAGTCACTGAGATTGTCGAATTCCTTAAAAACCCCAAGAGGTTCCAGCGACTTGGCGGTCGCATCCCACGGGGCGTCCTCCTGGTAGGCCCTCCCGGTTGCGGCAAAACGCTCCTCGCACGAGCAATTGCTGGTGAAGCCGACGTGCCCTTCTTCTCCATCTCTGGTTCTGACTTTGTAGAGATGTTTGTCGGCGTTGGCGCCAGCCGCGTCCGCGACTTATTCAAACAAGCCAAAGACAATTCACCATGCATCATCTTCCTTGATGAGATTGATGCAGTCGGACGCCGACGTGGTGGTGGGTTTACGACTGGCGGCCATGACGAACGAGAACAGACACTCAATGCAATTCTTGTTGAAATGGATGGTTTCAACGCGACAGACCAAATCATCGTGATTGCAGCAACCAACCGCTCAGACGTCCTCGATCCAGCGCTCACACGTCCAGGTCGTTTCGACCGCCAGGTACAGGTGCCACTACCCGACCTGTTTGGCCGAAGTCAGATTCTGGAAGTCCACTCTAAAAAGGTCAAGACTGGTCCTGATGTCAACCTAGAGCGACTCGGCCGTGGCACGCCTATGTTCTCAGGCGCAGACTTGGCAGCGGTCATTAATGAAGCCGCCATCATTGCAACACTGGCACATAAAGATCATGTTGAGATGGAAGACTTAGAAGAAGCTCGCGATAAGATTCGCTTTGGTCGCGCTCGCAAGAGCCGTCGAATTGAAGAGCTTGAACGAGTCGCCACTGCCTATCACGAAGCTGGCCATACCGTCGTACAAGCTCTGATGGAACATGCCGATCCAGTCCACAAGGTGACCATTATTCCACGTGGCCAATCACTCGGTGCCACTTTTAGCCTTCCCGAAAAGGACCGCTACGGATTCGGCACCCGATATCTCCGAGACACACTTCGTGTCCTCTGCGGTGGACGCATTGCTGAGCAGCGCAAGACTGGCGAGATCTCCTCTGGCGCATCGATGGACATCCAAATGGCTACACAATACGCCCGTAGCATGGTCATCGAGTGGGGCATGTCTGACAAATTGGGATTCGTTAACTACTCGGGTTCTGATACCAGTGAAATGTACATCCCAGAAAAGGACTACTCACCAGAGACAGCGCATATGATCGACAACGAAGTGCGACGAATCATTGATACCGCCTTCTCCGAAACTGAAAAGATCGTGGATGAACAATGGGATAAAATCGTGGCTGTCGCTGAGGCGCTCTTAAAGTTTGAAACGCTCTTAGCAGAAGAAGTCGACTCGCTTATGCAAGGCCAGCGGCTAGATAAGCCAACCGTTGCCGAACTGCTTGACGCAGAATCAGCAAAGAACAAATCATCAGATTCTGGATCTGCAGAATCACGTAAAGATCCTGATGATGAACCGGCTGCTGGTACGCTTCCCAGCCCGGCATGA